The following proteins come from a genomic window of Maribacter sp. HTCC2170:
- the brnQ gene encoding branched-chain amino acid transport system II carrier protein, with protein sequence MIKTKETLVIAFALFSLFFGAGNLILPPLLGFKSGDFWWLVTLGFCVSAVLIPILGILAHAKLQGTMFDFGKKVSPTFALVYSFIVYAISIALPSPRTASVTHEIAIQPFFESSSLVTSFIYFGLVYLFVINRSKILNVIGKILTPAIISILLLIIGVATFSFDFDFGEIIFTKPFTDGILEGYQTFDAIGAVVVGGVIIISINLRKKNASYAEKKSLIRRAGWLAGLGLFLIYAGLIFTGALMHNEFDADISRTALLNGISIKTLGNTANLFLSILVSLACFTTAVGIVTGTADFMKYKFGDSQLAYTITAIVGCVLGVVMGQFDVHYIIAVAVPALMFIYPITIILILLNVMPEKYTSPLVFKAVVVTTILFSIPDFLGSIGFENSIASIKELIPLGTFSMGWVLPSLLVMLLVNALRK encoded by the coding sequence ATGATTAAAACCAAAGAAACCCTAGTAATTGCCTTTGCCCTTTTTTCATTATTCTTCGGAGCAGGGAATTTAATCCTCCCGCCCTTACTGGGATTCAAATCAGGTGATTTTTGGTGGCTGGTAACTTTGGGGTTTTGTGTTTCAGCCGTTTTGATACCCATTCTGGGAATTTTGGCACATGCCAAATTACAGGGCACTATGTTCGATTTTGGCAAGAAAGTTTCCCCCACCTTTGCCCTGGTATACTCTTTTATCGTTTATGCCATCTCTATTGCATTGCCCTCACCCCGTACAGCATCGGTCACCCATGAAATAGCCATACAGCCTTTTTTTGAATCTTCGTCTTTGGTTACCAGTTTTATTTACTTTGGCCTGGTCTACCTCTTTGTAATAAATAGATCTAAAATATTGAATGTAATAGGCAAAATACTTACACCTGCAATTATTAGTATTCTGTTGTTGATTATAGGCGTGGCTACCTTCTCTTTTGATTTTGACTTTGGGGAAATCATTTTTACCAAACCTTTTACCGATGGAATTCTGGAAGGCTACCAAACTTTTGATGCTATCGGGGCGGTGGTCGTTGGTGGGGTCATTATTATTTCGATAAACCTTAGAAAAAAGAATGCTTCCTATGCCGAGAAAAAGAGTTTGATACGCCGAGCAGGTTGGCTCGCTGGTCTGGGCTTGTTCCTGATCTATGCCGGACTCATTTTTACCGGTGCCCTGATGCACAATGAGTTTGATGCTGATATTTCACGTACTGCATTGTTAAATGGTATTAGTATTAAAACATTGGGCAACACTGCAAACCTCTTTTTAAGCATTTTGGTTAGTTTGGCCTGTTTTACCACAGCGGTAGGTATTGTTACCGGTACAGCCGATTTTATGAAATATAAATTTGGAGACTCACAATTGGCGTATACCATTACGGCAATCGTAGGTTGTGTCCTTGGTGTGGTCATGGGACAGTTTGATGTACATTATATAATTGCGGTTGCTGTGCCTGCCCTAATGTTCATTTATCCCATTACCATAATATTGATTTTATTGAATGTGATGCCAGAAAAATATACCTCCCCTCTGGTTTTTAAAGCAGTTGTTGTTACCACCATCCTATTTAGTATACCTGACTTTTTAGGGAGTATTGGGTTTGAAAATTCCATTGCCTCAATTAAAGAGTTGATCCCTTTGGGCACTTTTAGCATGGGATGGGTATTACCTTCTTTATTGGTAATGCTTCTGGTTAATGCGTTGAGAAAATAA
- a CDS encoding helix-turn-helix domain-containing protein — MSTNHKLDDSFQKKSSGGTLVDKLTQTIESNLNNEQFGVDDLAQAVGMSRSSLHRKLQKLLGISTSQFIREYRLKRALEILRNERVTASEAAYRVGFSSPTYFNTCFHKFYGFTPGEVKSKTNDEIEGLISGESTKTVRKSTNKKLLWAIFLVPAILLVIYYFFGSDTTQHKESLTQATAIDNKSIVVLPIKNWTGNPELEYISDGMTDAIISRLTKIEAIDKVVPFTSALQYKQTEKTLQEIGKELGVANVLQGNLQISGDQIKINLQLIHGRSDVHLWSEEYMKEWKSDEIFKIQTEVVEAIAKNMSATISENELAAIQKIPTQSKQAYSYFLQAEFQRNKANESTYKNAIALYQKTIEIDSNFVEAYTSQARVWSFGGLVWGIFDEQIAWENTKKLLEKALELDPDNAAVEEELYSGYYYFDWDFEKVEPYYQRLLKDPYYDDTPSINADYAIKTGRYQEAIDDMNEFLMIDPSFGVLFCFKAEANLFLDKKSEAFDLLETNNSLYDDNLWYLRESAKIYFYLGEYEKSKVQLHKILTKFPDYPPILMWLNAVYAQMDGDSKNTAKYLAELHAAYNAGSSGSPAWFLAMYYCSLEDYEAAFKWLQKSYDRHEVEMTWIREEPLLAPLRNDPRYKELYDKVGFSSIGLAIKSTSEF, encoded by the coding sequence ATGAGTACAAACCATAAATTGGACGATAGTTTTCAAAAAAAATCCTCGGGTGGAACTTTGGTCGATAAACTGACCCAAACAATTGAGTCCAATCTTAATAATGAGCAATTCGGCGTTGATGATCTAGCACAAGCGGTTGGCATGAGCCGATCCAGTCTTCATCGAAAACTGCAAAAGCTATTGGGTATTTCAACCAGCCAATTTATTCGAGAATATCGGCTAAAAAGAGCCTTGGAGATTCTAAGGAACGAAAGGGTAACCGCTTCTGAGGCTGCATATCGGGTAGGTTTTAGCAGCCCCACCTATTTCAATACCTGTTTTCATAAGTTTTATGGCTTCACCCCAGGAGAAGTCAAATCAAAAACCAACGATGAGATTGAAGGTCTTATCAGTGGAGAAAGCACCAAAACGGTAAGAAAATCTACGAACAAAAAATTACTTTGGGCCATATTTTTGGTTCCCGCAATTCTATTGGTAATCTACTATTTCTTTGGATCGGATACCACACAGCATAAAGAATCGCTAACACAGGCAACCGCCATCGATAATAAATCAATAGTTGTATTACCCATTAAAAACTGGACAGGGAATCCCGAGTTGGAGTATATTTCTGATGGTATGACCGATGCCATTATCTCTAGACTCACCAAAATCGAGGCTATTGATAAGGTAGTTCCTTTTACCTCTGCCCTTCAATACAAGCAGACCGAAAAAACCTTACAAGAAATCGGCAAAGAATTAGGAGTGGCGAATGTTTTACAGGGGAATCTCCAGATTTCCGGTGATCAGATAAAAATCAACCTACAATTGATCCATGGGCGCTCAGATGTGCATCTTTGGTCCGAGGAGTATATGAAAGAATGGAAAAGTGACGAAATTTTTAAGATACAGACTGAGGTGGTCGAAGCCATAGCCAAAAATATGAGTGCTACAATTTCAGAAAACGAATTGGCAGCTATCCAAAAAATACCCACACAAAGTAAACAGGCCTATTCCTATTTTCTTCAAGCTGAGTTTCAACGCAACAAAGCCAATGAATCAACGTATAAGAATGCCATCGCTCTTTACCAAAAAACGATAGAAATAGACTCGAATTTTGTTGAGGCCTATACCAGCCAGGCAAGGGTATGGAGTTTTGGGGGATTGGTTTGGGGAATTTTTGATGAACAAATTGCCTGGGAGAATACAAAAAAGTTGCTGGAAAAAGCATTGGAGTTGGATCCTGACAATGCAGCCGTAGAAGAAGAACTATATTCTGGTTATTACTATTTTGATTGGGATTTTGAAAAGGTAGAGCCCTACTATCAACGATTGTTGAAAGATCCTTATTACGATGATACGCCATCAATCAATGCGGATTATGCAATAAAAACAGGAAGATATCAAGAGGCTATAGATGATATGAACGAATTTCTTATGATCGACCCTTCTTTTGGTGTTCTTTTTTGTTTCAAGGCGGAAGCTAACCTATTTCTTGATAAAAAGAGTGAAGCATTCGATTTGTTGGAAACCAACAATAGTTTATATGACGACAATTTGTGGTATTTACGAGAATCTGCGAAGATCTATTTCTATTTAGGGGAATATGAAAAGTCAAAGGTTCAGCTACATAAAATATTGACCAAATTTCCTGATTATCCGCCTATTTTAATGTGGCTGAATGCGGTTTATGCCCAAATGGATGGGGATTCAAAAAATACAGCCAAGTACTTGGCCGAGCTGCATGCAGCATACAACGCTGGTTCTTCCGGTAGCCCTGCCTGGTTTCTTGCCATGTATTATTGCAGCTTAGAAGATTATGAAGCGGCATTTAAATGGTTACAAAAATCGTATGACAGGCATGAAGTTGAAATGACCTGGATACGCGAAGAACCCCTTTTGGCCCCTTTAAGAAACGACCCACGGTACAAGGAGCTGTATGACAAAGTTGGCTTTTCAAGTATTGGTTTGGCCATAAAGTCCACCTCCGAGTTTTGA
- the thiL gene encoding thiamine-phosphate kinase yields the protein MLEDKNQEKTDLENLGEFGLIEHLTKHFSINHKTTFKGIGDDAAVLDFKEKQTVVSTDLLIEGVHFDLSYMPLKHLGYKAVMVNLSDIYAMNAKATQITVSIAVSNRFPLEALEELYAGIALATKSYNVDLVGGDTTSSLTGLIISITAIGEANEDEIVYRSGAKANDLLVVTGDLGGAYMGLQVLEREKEVFKVNPNSQPDLEPYSYIVERQLKPEARRDISELLNKLEVRPTSMIDISDGLSSEILHLCKQSNVGCNLFEDKIPLDPTVISACEEFKMDGTLVALSGGEDYELLFTIDQKEFPKIKGNPNLTVVGHMTAENEGAHLISRNNSKIPLTAQGWNSFAKT from the coding sequence ATGCTAGAAGACAAAAATCAAGAAAAAACGGACTTGGAAAATTTGGGGGAATTTGGGTTAATTGAGCACCTGACGAAACACTTTTCCATTAACCATAAAACAACCTTCAAGGGAATTGGTGATGATGCGGCGGTTCTGGATTTCAAAGAAAAGCAAACCGTGGTTTCTACTGATCTTTTGATTGAAGGCGTACATTTTGACCTCAGCTACATGCCTTTAAAACATTTGGGCTACAAAGCGGTTATGGTGAATCTTTCTGATATATACGCCATGAACGCGAAGGCAACACAGATTACGGTTTCGATTGCCGTATCAAATAGGTTCCCCTTAGAGGCCTTGGAGGAATTATATGCTGGTATTGCCTTGGCCACCAAAAGCTACAATGTTGATTTGGTAGGTGGTGACACTACTTCATCTTTGACCGGGCTCATAATAAGTATAACTGCCATCGGGGAAGCAAACGAGGATGAAATTGTCTACAGGTCTGGTGCAAAAGCCAATGACCTACTGGTCGTAACTGGAGATTTGGGAGGTGCCTATATGGGGTTGCAAGTACTTGAACGTGAGAAAGAGGTCTTTAAAGTGAACCCTAACAGCCAGCCAGATTTAGAACCCTACTCTTATATCGTTGAGCGCCAATTAAAACCCGAAGCAAGAAGGGATATTTCAGAATTACTAAACAAATTAGAGGTGCGACCAACTTCAATGATCGATATTAGTGACGGCCTCTCTTCTGAAATATTGCACTTGTGCAAACAAAGTAATGTAGGCTGTAATTTGTTCGAGGATAAAATCCCGTTGGACCCAACAGTGATATCCGCCTGTGAAGAATTTAAAATGGACGGCACTTTGGTCGCCCTTAGTGGTGGTGAGGATTATGAGTTATTGTTTACTATAGACCAAAAAGAATTCCCGAAAATAAAGGGCAATCCTAACTTAACAGTCGTGGGGCACATGACTGCTGAGAACGAAGGTGCACACTTAATTTCCAGGAATAACTCTAAAATTCCATTGACCGCTCAGGGTTGGAATTCGTTTGCCAAAACATAA
- a CDS encoding YybH family protein, with protein MKSRLTLASIILSGFLTASCAAQVDLVNDEFPEAKQEVMETFGAIAQSIKDKDLDKLISFHAYSPKFTEFKNGEPRNGGEANETHERSVFGSVTEVVKFDANDLQIAVYGDVANLTFHSDFQLKFGEDLVVVNDQITLLFVKTKDGWKMVHEHHSPLKKEEG; from the coding sequence ATGAAATCAAGATTAACGTTAGCAAGTATTATTCTATCGGGTTTTTTAACTGCCAGTTGCGCCGCACAGGTAGATTTGGTCAATGATGAATTTCCTGAAGCCAAACAAGAAGTAATGGAAACCTTTGGGGCAATAGCACAGAGTATTAAAGACAAAGACCTGGACAAGCTCATTTCTTTTCACGCCTACAGCCCAAAGTTCACAGAATTCAAAAATGGTGAACCTAGAAATGGTGGTGAAGCAAATGAAACACACGAACGCAGTGTTTTTGGATCTGTGACCGAAGTCGTAAAATTTGATGCCAACGATCTACAGATTGCCGTATATGGCGATGTGGCCAATTTAACCTTTCATTCTGATTTTCAACTCAAATTTGGGGAAGACCTTGTAGTGGTAAACGATCAGATTACGTTGCTATTTGTTAAAACCAAGGATGGGTGGAAGATGGTTCATGAGCACCATTCGCCTTTGAAAAAGGAAGAGGGTTAA
- a CDS encoding membrane protein — translation MEHFTLARVIHVIAVVLWIGGVSMVTTVIIPAVKKMKSKEEQLKTFEQIEGRFALQAKITTVLTGLSGFYMLYVLDAWDRYLDFKFWWIHAMTLVWILFTIVLFILEPLVLHKLFRKYGNENPGRTFAIMHRAHWILLILSLITTAGAVAGSHGWLWVN, via the coding sequence ATGGAGCATTTTACTTTGGCGCGGGTCATTCACGTTATCGCCGTCGTCTTATGGATCGGTGGGGTAAGTATGGTGACCACCGTAATCATCCCTGCCGTAAAAAAAATGAAATCCAAAGAGGAGCAATTAAAGACTTTTGAACAAATTGAGGGCAGGTTTGCGCTACAAGCCAAAATCACTACCGTTTTAACAGGTCTCTCAGGATTTTATATGCTTTACGTTCTCGATGCTTGGGATAGGTATTTGGATTTTAAATTCTGGTGGATCCATGCCATGACCTTGGTCTGGATACTCTTCACCATCGTATTGTTCATCCTAGAACCGCTGGTGCTACATAAATTATTCAGAAAATATGGGAATGAAAACCCAGGGCGCACATTTGCCATCATGCACAGGGCACACTGGATATTATTGATACTTAGTTTAATTACCACAGCCGGAGCAGTTGCTGGTAGCCATGGCTGGTTATGGGTGAACTAA
- a CDS encoding metallophosphoesterase family protein, producing the protein MKRRSFLKGTTTAIAGLGLTTSCANTTQEKIKKPVKVCATIDQQKVSFYAEVINESIKVIHIADTHLFKDDERGIPYQEYSDRMAKAYNQTIHFQTGINTTPEEAFEQTLAFAKEEKADVITLIGDIFSFPSEAAIEWVLSKLKDTGIPYIYTAGNHDWHYEGMKGTLESLRDTWIAKRLLPLYQGNNPLMAAYDIKGIRFLAIDNSTYQINEEQLAFFTDQVATGMPLVLLVHIPMYAPGKSISFGCGNPDWGAATDRNFNLERRPKWPESGHTQTTRDFHKKVFNAPNVLGIFAGHIHRNSIEMIKGKPQIVADDNASGGYLDINFLPMDEKDKKLIL; encoded by the coding sequence ATGAAACGTAGATCATTTTTAAAAGGAACCACCACAGCCATTGCAGGACTTGGACTTACAACTTCTTGTGCCAATACAACTCAGGAGAAAATCAAGAAACCAGTTAAGGTTTGTGCAACTATTGACCAGCAAAAAGTTTCTTTCTACGCTGAGGTTATCAATGAGTCGATAAAGGTAATTCACATAGCCGACACGCATTTGTTTAAAGATGATGAAAGAGGAATTCCGTACCAGGAGTATAGTGATCGAATGGCGAAGGCTTACAATCAAACCATACATTTTCAAACGGGCATAAATACCACTCCGGAGGAAGCCTTTGAACAAACACTGGCATTTGCCAAAGAAGAAAAAGCCGATGTGATAACCTTGATAGGTGATATTTTTAGTTTCCCGTCTGAAGCGGCAATAGAGTGGGTTCTCTCAAAATTGAAGGATACGGGTATCCCGTACATTTATACAGCAGGAAATCACGATTGGCATTATGAAGGTATGAAAGGCACATTGGAATCTTTACGTGATACGTGGATTGCAAAGCGATTATTGCCCTTGTATCAAGGAAATAACCCTTTAATGGCGGCTTACGATATCAAAGGAATCCGGTTTTTGGCCATTGATAACTCTACCTATCAAATCAATGAGGAGCAATTGGCCTTTTTTACGGACCAAGTTGCCACTGGAATGCCATTGGTTTTATTGGTTCATATTCCAATGTACGCTCCTGGAAAGAGTATTTCTTTTGGTTGCGGAAATCCGGATTGGGGAGCAGCCACTGATCGCAATTTTAATCTGGAAAGACGCCCTAAATGGCCAGAAAGTGGACATACGCAAACAACGCGTGATTTTCACAAGAAAGTTTTTAATGCGCCAAATGTACTAGGCATTTTTGCGGGACATATTCATCGAAATTCTATTGAAATGATCAAAGGAAAACCACAAATAGTTGCAGATGACAATGCCAGTGGTGGTTATTTGGATATCAACTTCTTACCCATGGATGAAAAGGATAAAAAGTTAATCCTGTAA
- a CDS encoding PA14 domain-containing protein has protein sequence MKKTKLFQLVIILIITVGTISCERTIDHDRPIENWVFRSVIDKQPRMLTVALHKDLYACYNLQSGNLYKIWKGGVNYDGAVYTTAHGIQPTSFGFPYMQDDSLETQWAIKSDKTLEIPKINYLGYTLIKGQVALDFELKSQAGKSIKIREIPEVGLKDSTIGMIRKFQILEGSSMEMVPILTYNLDKEKVQNETITGSTRNEVSDQLEITKNTTIKTYFNQPPKDWKPPVIDYLGLISDGMQLAEQSDCKACHLINENLVGPAYDSIATRYPFDWASVDLLADKIKLGGTGVWGDLLMTAHPDLSKADTQKMAYYILSLDGEAEPSTRSVDLALDTPDIPIELDVTDRTIEDQYLKKEGVAISFYLQDDSGNLYEELTKSTLPIYNTVAPAIHMPTSGILGEINENFYMEFNGFIKSETQVEKTFRLISDDGSVLKLNGKEAIDNKGYHAPQAVNAQIRLNKGFNDFLLQFHQGGGGYGLSLQWSDDGENFTVVPDSVFYHDASAFRKLTPYVPKTASKTPGDQMSLDAVHPSFDMYQAKPADFHPRIGGIDFIDKDKMVICTWDETGAVYILKNYNTNDPESIEVKQIATGLAEPLGIKYVDGELFVLQKQELTKLIDTNGDEIIDEYQKVCDSWNVTSHYHEFAFGLVYKEGSFYATLATDLGSEFKDVEHRGKVVRIRKDGSEIEFIAEGFRTPNGIAEGPDGALYVADNQGNWIPTSKIVRVEKGKFYGFKHADWERVKDYEEDPPLVWLPHGEISNSPSQPAILNIGPYKNQMIHGDVTHGGIKRVFIDEVDGVKQGAAFRFIQGLDAGINRTIWGPDGNLYAGGVGSGGNWRHEGRLWYALHRFNYNQKSTFEMLAVRAKRNGMEIEFTEPVASDTQLGVENFDAQQYYYVATDQYGGPKMGEEDLKVVSVNLSNDRKKVFLEIDGIEEKKVVYIHIKKPFKSENGQSLWSTETWYTMTKKPGDDLGL, from the coding sequence ATGAAAAAAACCAAACTTTTCCAACTGGTAATCATTCTGATTATTACGGTTGGCACAATCTCATGTGAAAGAACAATTGACCACGACCGCCCTATTGAGAATTGGGTTTTTCGCTCCGTGATAGACAAGCAACCAAGAATGCTCACAGTAGCTCTGCATAAAGACTTATATGCGTGTTACAATCTACAATCTGGGAATTTGTATAAGATTTGGAAAGGCGGTGTTAACTACGATGGGGCGGTCTACACGACAGCTCATGGGATTCAACCCACCAGTTTCGGTTTTCCGTACATGCAAGACGATTCGCTTGAGACCCAATGGGCTATAAAATCAGATAAAACACTGGAAATCCCAAAAATCAATTATTTGGGCTATACCTTGATCAAAGGTCAGGTAGCTCTTGATTTTGAACTAAAATCACAAGCGGGAAAATCAATAAAAATTCGTGAAATACCAGAAGTGGGCCTAAAGGATAGCACGATAGGTATGATTCGAAAATTTCAAATTTTGGAAGGTTCTTCGATGGAGATGGTGCCAATCTTGACCTATAACCTGGATAAGGAAAAAGTTCAAAATGAAACAATTACCGGAAGTACCAGGAATGAAGTTTCAGATCAATTGGAAATTACCAAAAACACAACGATAAAAACCTATTTTAATCAACCTCCCAAGGATTGGAAGCCACCTGTCATTGATTATTTGGGCCTTATTTCTGATGGGATGCAATTGGCTGAACAAAGTGATTGTAAAGCGTGTCATTTAATCAATGAGAATTTAGTTGGGCCTGCATATGATTCCATCGCCACGAGATATCCTTTTGATTGGGCGAGTGTAGATTTGCTTGCAGACAAAATCAAACTGGGCGGTACTGGTGTTTGGGGAGACCTTTTAATGACTGCACATCCCGACCTCTCTAAGGCTGATACGCAAAAAATGGCGTATTATATTCTATCCTTGGATGGGGAAGCTGAGCCATCTACAAGGAGTGTTGACCTTGCATTGGATACTCCTGATATACCAATTGAATTGGATGTTACTGATAGAACAATAGAAGACCAGTATCTAAAGAAAGAAGGAGTTGCCATCAGTTTTTATTTGCAAGACGATAGTGGAAACCTTTATGAGGAATTGACCAAAAGCACCTTGCCAATTTATAATACTGTAGCACCTGCTATACATATGCCAACATCTGGCATCTTGGGTGAAATCAACGAGAACTTTTATATGGAGTTCAATGGTTTTATTAAATCGGAAACCCAAGTTGAAAAAACGTTTCGATTGATTAGTGATGACGGTTCTGTTCTTAAACTTAATGGTAAGGAGGCCATTGATAACAAGGGATATCATGCACCTCAGGCAGTGAATGCTCAAATAAGGTTGAACAAAGGGTTTAATGACTTTCTATTGCAATTTCATCAAGGTGGTGGCGGATACGGACTCTCATTACAATGGTCGGATGATGGAGAAAACTTTACGGTTGTTCCTGATTCTGTTTTTTACCATGACGCATCGGCTTTTCGAAAGCTAACGCCGTATGTTCCAAAAACGGCAAGTAAAACACCTGGCGATCAAATGTCATTAGACGCAGTTCATCCTTCCTTTGATATGTACCAAGCAAAACCAGCCGATTTTCATCCACGAATAGGGGGAATAGATTTTATAGACAAGGATAAAATGGTGATTTGCACTTGGGACGAAACAGGTGCAGTTTATATATTGAAAAACTATAATACCAATGACCCTGAGTCAATTGAAGTAAAACAAATCGCAACAGGATTGGCAGAACCCTTAGGAATAAAATATGTTGATGGGGAGTTGTTTGTATTACAAAAACAGGAGCTTACCAAATTGATAGACACCAACGGTGATGAAATCATAGACGAATACCAAAAAGTATGTGATTCATGGAATGTTACCTCACATTATCACGAATTTGCATTTGGTTTGGTTTATAAAGAGGGTAGTTTTTACGCCACTTTGGCCACCGATTTAGGGTCCGAATTCAAAGATGTGGAACATCGGGGCAAAGTAGTGCGTATTAGAAAAGACGGCAGTGAAATTGAGTTCATAGCAGAAGGCTTTAGAACACCTAATGGTATTGCCGAAGGTCCTGATGGCGCACTTTATGTTGCTGACAATCAAGGAAATTGGATACCCACAAGTAAAATTGTTCGTGTGGAAAAAGGTAAGTTTTATGGATTTAAACATGCCGATTGGGAACGTGTGAAAGATTATGAAGAAGATCCACCTTTGGTTTGGCTACCCCATGGGGAAATTAGCAATTCGCCTAGTCAGCCTGCAATTTTAAATATTGGACCATATAAAAATCAAATGATTCATGGCGATGTCACCCATGGTGGAATAAAAAGGGTTTTTATTGATGAAGTTGATGGTGTAAAACAAGGAGCGGCTTTCCGTTTTATTCAAGGTTTGGATGCAGGAATAAACAGAACGATTTGGGGTCCCGACGGGAATTTGTATGCAGGCGGAGTTGGATCTGGTGGAAATTGGAGACACGAGGGTCGACTATGGTATGCCCTGCATCGATTTAACTATAACCAAAAATCAACTTTCGAAATGTTGGCCGTAAGGGCAAAGCGCAATGGAATGGAAATAGAATTCACCGAACCTGTTGCATCCGATACACAATTAGGTGTTGAAAATTTTGATGCTCAACAATATTATTATGTGGCGACCGATCAATACGGCGGCCCTAAAATGGGGGAAGAGGATTTGAAGGTTGTTTCAGTGAATTTATCGAATGACAGAAAGAAGGTTTTCTTGGAAATTGATGGAATAGAAGAGAAAAAAGTAGTTTACATTCATATAAAGAAACCTTTTAAAAGTGAGAATGGTCAATCCCTGTGGTCAACGGAAACATGGTATACGATGACAAAAAAACCCGGTGATGACCTAGGACTTTGA
- a CDS encoding nuclear transport factor 2 family protein, which yields MKTKLVVTVFLTSLLFLYGCSQNEDNVQETQSKSQDLTKVKGKSASKGSSEIHRRYPKEQAEVLATFGAIATNITLGAGLGPNSDFMDQLISFHAYDDNFVEFNNGLSYDSAGNEANERALFGTIVDPGGVQKFAAVPGTLKVAVYFGNVANLTFISDFELMIGGNLHKVNNLITLLFVKTNGEWKMNHEHHSPVNVEEAIESSTGSNPSVPDFGSEAQQEVLTTFGAIAQTIIDGAGKGYDSEYMDKLISFHAYGKKFVEFNNGESFDSAGNEHNERTLFGEVVSNVQYFNAAPGTLKVAVYNGNVANLTFLSDFILDFNDGTTGFRVNNLITLLFVEVKGEWKLVHEHHSDYKGQIDWPYPL from the coding sequence ATGAAAACAAAACTAGTAGTAACTGTATTTCTTACATCCTTATTATTTTTATATGGGTGTTCGCAAAATGAAGACAATGTTCAAGAGACACAATCGAAATCTCAAGATTTGACTAAAGTCAAGGGCAAATCCGCATCAAAGGGCTCATCTGAAATTCACCGGAGATATCCAAAAGAACAAGCAGAGGTCTTAGCAACTTTTGGGGCCATTGCAACAAATATTACACTCGGAGCAGGACTTGGACCTAATTCCGACTTTATGGACCAACTTATCTCTTTTCATGCCTATGACGATAATTTTGTTGAATTCAATAATGGACTATCTTACGATAGTGCGGGTAATGAAGCTAATGAACGTGCGCTTTTTGGTACTATAGTAGACCCAGGAGGAGTTCAAAAATTTGCAGCTGTTCCTGGAACTTTGAAAGTTGCTGTTTATTTTGGAAATGTAGCTAATTTGACTTTTATCTCAGATTTTGAACTGATGATAGGTGGAAATTTACATAAAGTCAACAATCTAATTACTTTATTATTTGTTAAAACAAATGGTGAATGGAAAATGAACCACGAACATCATTCTCCCGTCAATGTTGAAGAAGCAATAGAGAGCTCAACTGGATCCAACCCTTCTGTTCCTGATTTTGGTTCAGAAGCGCAGCAAGAGGTCTTAACAACTTTCGGAGCTATTGCACAAACTATAATAGACGGAGCCGGAAAAGGATATGATAGCGAATATATGGACAAGCTGATTTCTTTTCATGCCTATGGAAAGAAGTTTGTTGAATTCAATAATGGAGAATCTTTTGATAGTGCGGGCAATGAACATAACGAACGTACTTTATTTGGCGAAGTAGTGTCTAATGTTCAATACTTTAACGCTGCCCCTGGAACTTTGAAAGTTGCTGTATATAATGGGAATGTTGCTAATTTAACCTTTCTCTCAGATTTTATACTGGATTTTAATGACGGGACAACAGGTTTTAGAGTCAATAATCTAATTACATTATTATTTGTTGAAGTAAAGGGTGAATGGAAATTGGTACACGAACATCATTCTGATTATAAAGGCCAAATCGATTGGCCATACCCTCTCTAG